One part of the Brachyspira sp. SAP_772 genome encodes these proteins:
- a CDS encoding class I SAM-dependent methyltransferase, whose protein sequence is MEKRKCEFCGSNEYQPYIKTDLVSYSKCSNCGLIFQDPIITQEEIDAIYDDNYFEYEVANHDNFFALIRLALKDIGFERIENELPNKNVLDIGCATGMTLNYLKSKGYNTTGIEICSASAEYARKHYNLNIYEKPLIDVAFPDDYFSFIHFSHVIEHVPNPAYTLKEIYRILAKGGYLAITTPNADGMFAKKYGANWRAVMPQHLWLFSKPVLSNYLKQVGFNIISDFSWGSIPIEKKPNKIVKKFFDKFVKKFNKGDVMLFLCKK, encoded by the coding sequence GTGGAAAAACGAAAATGTGAATTTTGCGGCAGCAATGAATATCAACCCTATATAAAAACAGATTTAGTAAGTTATAGTAAATGTTCAAATTGCGGACTTATATTTCAAGACCCTATTATCACTCAAGAAGAAATTGATGCCATATATGATGATAACTATTTTGAATATGAAGTAGCTAATCATGATAATTTTTTTGCATTAATACGTCTTGCTTTAAAAGATATAGGTTTTGAAAGAATAGAAAATGAACTTCCAAATAAAAATGTTTTAGATATAGGCTGTGCTACAGGTATGACTCTTAATTATCTAAAGAGTAAGGGTTATAATACTACTGGTATAGAAATTTGCTCGGCTTCTGCAGAATATGCAAGAAAACATTATAATTTAAATATTTATGAGAAGCCTCTTATAGATGTTGCTTTTCCTGATGATTATTTTTCTTTTATACATTTTTCTCATGTTATAGAACATGTGCCAAATCCTGCTTATACTTTAAAAGAGATTTATAGAATACTTGCCAAAGGAGGATATTTAGCTATTACTACTCCAAATGCTGATGGAATGTTTGCTAAAAAATATGGTGCTAATTGGAGGGCTGTTATGCCTCAGCATTTATGGCTATTTTCAAAACCTGTGCTTTCTAACTATTTAAAACAGGTTGGATTTAATATAATAAGTGATTTCTCTTGGGGAAGTATACCTATAGAGAAAAAACCTAATAAGATAGTAAAAAAGTTTTTTGACAAATTTGTGAAAAAATTCAATAAAGGCGATGTTATGCTTTTCTTATGCAAAAAGTAA
- a CDS encoding PASTA domain-containing protein has product MKELFKKIKSKVNNFYNAYIKKFMNKILPKGILTEDKSLLVIKRLIIFAIFLFVLQGIIVSVVVFIVVKAGGESFVLPDVQGVEAFEAFNVLAKEDMNLNIQSHYFKDYPLGTIVSQEPKGGMRVKRGRTVYLVVNVPEQILVKMPDLIGKSYDEAVSIISNDIISQMPNVKILPKVDDNNPDYDNNVVLSQVPNANEVITINTEIVLTVNNKTE; this is encoded by the coding sequence ATGAAAGAGTTATTTAAAAAAATTAAGTCTAAGGTTAATAATTTTTATAATGCTTATATAAAGAAGTTTATGAATAAAATACTTCCTAAGGGAATATTGACAGAAGATAAATCTCTTTTAGTGATAAAAAGGCTAATAATTTTTGCTATATTTTTATTTGTTTTACAGGGAATAATAGTTTCAGTTGTTGTTTTTATAGTGGTAAAAGCAGGAGGAGAGTCTTTTGTACTTCCAGATGTACAGGGAGTAGAAGCATTTGAAGCTTTTAATGTACTAGCAAAAGAAGATATGAATTTAAATATACAATCACACTATTTTAAAGATTATCCATTAGGTACAATAGTAAGTCAGGAGCCTAAAGGCGGAATGAGAGTAAAAAGAGGAAGAACAGTTTATTTGGTTGTAAATGTACCAGAGCAAATTTTAGTAAAAATGCCAGACCTTATAGGAAAATCTTACGATGAAGCTGTTAGTATAATATCTAATGACATTATTTCACAAATGCCTAATGTTAAAATACTTCCAAAAGTTGATGACAATAATCCAGATTATGATAATAATGTGGTATTGTCGCAAGTACCTAATGCTAATGAAGTAATAACAATAAACACAGAAATAGTATTAACTGTTAACAATAAAACCGAGTAA